The Halogranum gelatinilyticum genome includes a window with the following:
- a CDS encoding type II toxin-antitoxin system antitoxin SocA domain-containing protein → MANIDDIDRREDVAFLLFRYADEIEGTTRLQKLLFLIEHESEFSNLYEDITFEFESYHYGPFSEGAFDALEFLISLGAIEEIESDEDYDYIRDSEDRSNHAGKKFVITEKGRKISQELDAVLDPETKEDLETLVEKYNDLELDDLLEYVYEQYPEYTDKSKIKEDVLG, encoded by the coding sequence ATGGCTAATATCGACGATATCGACCGCAGAGAGGACGTCGCATTTCTGCTCTTCCGATATGCCGACGAGATCGAGGGAACCACACGCCTACAGAAGCTACTCTTCCTCATCGAACACGAGAGCGAGTTCAGTAACCTCTACGAAGACATCACGTTCGAATTCGAGTCTTACCACTACGGTCCCTTTTCGGAAGGTGCATTCGACGCGTTGGAGTTCCTCATCTCTCTGGGTGCCATCGAAGAAATTGAATCCGACGAAGACTATGACTACATCCGAGACTCCGAGGATCGGAGCAACCATGCCGGAAAGAAGTTCGTGATAACTGAGAAAGGCCGCAAAATCAGCCAAGAGCTGGACGCTGTTCTTGACCCCGAGACGAAGGAAGATCTGGAGACACTCGTCGAGAAATACAATGACCTGGAGTTAGACGACCTCCTCGAGTACGTTTACGAGCAATACCCAGAGTACACCGACAAGTCGAAAATCAAGGAAGACGTTCTGGGGTAG